The DNA segment TTCTTCCCCAAATGTTTTGCAGACTTCGGCAAGGTCATGCTTAATCCCATTATAGAATTCTCCGATGGTAAATCCGGGTACGACGATAGCGTTCAATTTCAGCTTATTGCTTTCCATTCCTTCAGGTAGTTCGATCTGAAGAAAAATATGCATCGTATCCTTACTGAATGCCGCAAGATGGATATCAAATTTCCGGTTTTTAAACATTTTCCCCTGAAATTCCATCTGTACCGGATACACCGGAATATTGTCCTTACCCAATTTCACACTGCCTCCGATAGCAGACAACAGATTCCCAGCCAGCAACATATGCAACATCTCTTCCATCACCACGCTTCTGATGATCGAAGATGCCATCGCATTGCTTCCTGGTTTGATACTAAACATGGCGGTAAGGTATGGCGGAATGGTTGCCAGTTCCAGTTCTATAGCCTTTTGCAGCTTTTCTTTGATCGGTAATAATTGATCCTGTAGGTTCATGTTACAAGTTGGCTTCGGTTTTTAATTCGGTTAATAAATGTCCCGCTAACCTTAATGACAAGGCCGTCAGGGTCAGGGTTGGATTTACTGCCCCCAGGGAGGAAAAAGAAGAATTGGAACAGACATAGATATTGGAGGTTCCGTGGATCTTGAGGTTCTGGTCTACGACTCCAACTTCAGGATCACTGCTCATCCGGGTGGTACAGGCTGCATGGTCAGCACGCCAGGAGATCGCGGTTTCAATGCCCACATCTACCGCCCCCATCTGCTCGAATATCTTTTTTACGGTTCCCTCTATTTCTTTCATTCTGTCCTCGAATCCGGGGCTTTTCCAGAACTCTATTTTTGTTTCCCATAAACCAAACCGGTTTGTCTTCTTCGTATTCGTTACCCGGTTACGGGCTTCACTAAAAACTTCAACAATTCCCTGTAATTGTACTGTAGCATTGTTCTGGATGGATTTAATGATCTCTTCCCTGCTCTTGCCACTCCCCATAGATCTGGCAAGATTCAGTTTCGGGGATGAGGGTGGATTGATCATAATGAATTTACCTTTATGCTGTTCTTCCAGACTATCAAAATGGCGCGACACCAATGTTGGAAAACCCATCTCCGGTTGTAACATCTGCGGGTTTTTGGGCAATACCGCTTTATAAAAAAAATAAGGATGCGAAATTAAAAACCGACCTACCAGATCACGGTCGTTGCCGATCCCGTTTTCCCATAGATTTTTTGCGGAACGTAGTAATAGTTTGGGTGTTTCTATCGCGCCAGCAGCCGCAATAATCCGCTTGCCCTGAATATTTACCCAGATATTCTTCTTTTTGTCAAAGTACCTTACTCCTGTCGCATGATCTTTGGTGTCCATCAGAATCTCCTCAACAATCGCATTGGTAATGATCTTTAAATTCGGATACTTCGCCGATGACACCAGGTCGTCAAGATTGTTTGCCGCTACGAAACGGGCGCCAAAAGGACAGTATTTACAAAGGCCTGTAGTATGACATGGTCCATGACTGTTATTGGAATGGGTATCTCCATAACGGGCTATCGGCAAATGGGCATAACTGATCGGTTGCGGCAGCTTATTGAATGCGTCGATAAACAGTCCATCTTCTAAAGTAAATGGAAAAGCCGGGAACGGATATTTCCCTAAACGTGCAGTGGTCTGATCTTCTGAATCTCCCGACACGCCGATAAAATCTTCTGCTTCCTGATAAAAAGGCTCAAGATCAGCATAACTGATCGGCCAGTCGATCACATCTCCTGTCGCCTTTCCTTTTGCCTTTAAATTGCTTCGAAGTTTAAAATCCTCCTCCTTAAGCCGAAAGGCCCAACCGCCCCAATGCACTGTAGAACCGCCATAGAGAAATGCTCTCGATCCATTCATAGGGATTTCTGTATCTCCTGAAAACGCATTTTCGCCTGGCTTATCTCTATCCTGATAAGCCAGATCATAACAGGAATCATAAATATTCTGATGGTCAAAAGGAAGCTTATTGCTGATCAGGTAGTTCTGGTAGAGTGCGAAATCCCGCATCTTTATTTTTCCTCCTGCTTCTAGTACGGTAATGGTCGTATCCGGACGGGATTCAAGAATTTTGGTAATAAGAGCGGTTGCTGCGACTCCAGATCCGATAACGATGATCTCTGTCTGCATAATTATTTAGATTTAGTACGGTATGGTATGTTGTCTTTTCTGTTCATTCCTCCAATGTATCCCGGATAGTTTAACGGGACACCCTGCGGGACACTGGGGTCACCGAAAGTTCTGAATCCTCCAAGCGCGAGGTTTAAAGCGATGAACTCATTTACGACGAGTTGCTTTGCCCTGGCCAGATTGGTAAATGCGGGTGTAATATTCGCCTGAGTATCGGTAAACAGCTTTTTGAAAGCCGTCTCCGCACCAAATTCTTTGATCAGTTCATCGATCACCTCCGCATAATTTACATACTCGATCAGGTACCGGAGATCCGTTTCTATACGGTTGGAAATAAAAACCAGAAAATCCGCTTTCATATCAGCCGGATCTTCAACAGTCTCCCAGAATTTACAGATTTCGGCATAGAGCTGCCAAAGCTTATCCAGTACAGCATCATCTAACTTACGTAGATTTTCCTGTAGGAAATACTTGGCTTCAAGATTATACTTTGCCATGCAATTAGGAATTAAGAGTGTTAAAATAATGTTTGTTTGAGGAACGTCGCTAAGAAATAAATCGTAAGGGCTACTACTTCTTTAAATGGTTTGACCGTGTAATGTCATTTACAAATTGCAAAAAATATGTAAATATCCAAAGCATTTATCAAAATTTTCTTCCACCCCCCTGTTTGCTGCTCCAGACCATCGAGACGACTAAAAGTGTAAACCAAAGAGTGTAAAGTATACAACCTGATATACAACTGACATACAACCCCTTGCAATCATTTTATTTTATTCTACTTTTAATTTTAGGCTAGATAATTACCCTTTTAATTTCAAAGTCAATGCTCTTCAACTCCATCAATTTTGCCATATTCCTGCCCATAGTTTTTTTTCTCTATTGGTTTGTCGCCAATAAGAATTTGAAGCTCCAGAATATGTTGTTGCTGTCTACAAGCTATTTTTTTTATGCCTGCTGGGACTGGCGCTTCCTGTTTCTTTTAATCTTCTCCACCCTATTA comes from the Pedobacter sp. FW305-3-2-15-E-R2A2 genome and includes:
- a CDS encoding GMC family oxidoreductase translates to MQTEIIVIGSGVAATALITKILESRPDTTITVLEAGGKIKMRDFALYQNYLISNKLPFDHQNIYDSCYDLAYQDRDKPGENAFSGDTEIPMNGSRAFLYGGSTVHWGGWAFRLKEEDFKLRSNLKAKGKATGDVIDWPISYADLEPFYQEAEDFIGVSGDSEDQTTARLGKYPFPAFPFTLEDGLFIDAFNKLPQPISYAHLPIARYGDTHSNNSHGPCHTTGLCKYCPFGARFVAANNLDDLVSSAKYPNLKIITNAIVEEILMDTKDHATGVRYFDKKKNIWVNIQGKRIIAAAGAIETPKLLLRSAKNLWENGIGNDRDLVGRFLISHPYFFYKAVLPKNPQMLQPEMGFPTLVSRHFDSLEEQHKGKFIMINPPSSPKLNLARSMGSGKSREEIIKSIQNNATVQLQGIVEVFSEARNRVTNTKKTNRFGLWETKIEFWKSPGFEDRMKEIEGTVKKIFEQMGAVDVGIETAISWRADHAACTTRMSSDPEVGVVDQNLKIHGTSNIYVCSNSSFSSLGAVNPTLTLTALSLRLAGHLLTELKTEANL